A region of Solanum dulcamara chromosome 7, daSolDulc1.2, whole genome shotgun sequence DNA encodes the following proteins:
- the LOC129896705 gene encoding BTB/POZ domain-containing protein NPY5-like, translating into MKYMKLGSKPDQFQTEGDSIRYVAAELATDMVINVGDVKFYLHKFPLLLKSYRLQKLVACTNEENSDEINIHDIPGGPAAFEVCAKFCYNMTVTLNAYNVVAARCAAEYLEMYESVEKGNLVYKIEVFLMSSIIRNWKDSIIVLQTTKAFLPWSEELKIISHCLESVASKASVDTSKVDWSYTYNHKKLPSENGSDLHCNTVNWLVPRDWWVEDLGELHIDLYERVIITIKTKGRISSEAIGEALKAYANQRLPGFSTGSIQGNDPEKYRYLVDTITWLLPKEKNSVSFSFLIKLLQTSIAFECGQTVRSELKRRIGLHMEDATVGDLLIRAPDSEIIIFDIDLVYDLVENFMLHQKSGQIDSSADNRFQDICPAFALDDSEVKVARVIDGYLAEVARDPNLPLLKFINLAELVCDFSRPSHDGIYRAIDMYLKEHPGITKSDRKRICRLMDCRKLSAEACMHAVQNERLPLRVVVQVLFFEQLRTTTSSGGGSTPDLTGSVKSLFPVGSQKCSTSATSNTEDNSDTVLTAKELKVLKGELATPRLRYREDNNCSNSNEAKTNGSKVKGSIMSKNMFSKLWSNKDRQSENSSSDASESPSSSNAGETKTTSCRSGSHSRS; encoded by the exons ATGAAGTATATGAAGCTTGGATCTAAACCTGATCAGTTTCAGACTGAAGGAGATAGTATCAG GTATGTAGCAGCTGAATTGGCAACTGACATGGTTATCAATGTTGGAGATGTGAAATTTTACCTCCACAAG TTCCCCCTTCTGTTGAAGAGTTATCGCTTGCAGAAGCTGGTTGCTTGTACAAATGAGGAAAATAGTGATGAAATCAACATCCATGATATCCCTGGTGGGCCGGCTGCTTTTGAAGTATGTGCAAAGTTCTGTTATAATATGACAGTAACTTTGAATGCATATAATGTTGTTGCAGCTCGTTGTGCAGCAGAGTACTTGGAAATGTATGAGTCAGTTGAGAAGGGGAATCTTGTCTACAAAATTGAAGTTTTTCTTATGTCTAGCATCATACGAAACTGGAAAGACTCCATCATTGTTCTTCAGACCACAAAAGCTTTTCTTCCCTGGTCCGAGGAATTAAAAATCATTAGTCATTGCCTGGAATCTGTAGCATCAAAAGCTTCTGTGGACACCTCAAAGGTGGACTGGTCTTACACTTATAACCATAAAAAACTTCCATCTGAAAACGGAAGTGATCTGCACTGTAACACGGTGAACTGGCTTGTTCCAAGAGACTGGTGGGTTGAGGACCTTGGTGAACTTCATATTGATTTGTATGAACGGgtcataataacaataaaaacaaaaggAAGGATTTCTTCAGAAGCAATAGGTGAAGCATTGAAAGCATATGCCAACCAGAGGCTCCCTGGATTCAGCACGGGTAGTATACAAGGAAATGATCCTGAAAAGTATCGGTACTTGGTTGATACAATTACTTGGTTGTTGCCCAAAGAGAAGAACAGTGTTTCCTTCAGTTTCTTGATCAAATTGCTGCAAACATCTATTGCATTCGAATGTGGACAAACAGTGAGAAGTGAACTGAAGAGGAGGATTGGCCTGCATATGGAAGATGCAACAGTAGGTGACTTGCTAATTCGAGCTCCAGATAGTGAAATTATTATATTCGATATTGACCTAGTTTATGACCTCGTTGAGAAtttcatgttgcatcaaaagaGCGGTCAGATTGATAGCTCTGCAGATAATAGATTCCAGGATATATGCCCCGCGTTTGCATTGGATGATTCCGAAGTAAAGGTGGCTAGGGTGATTGATGGATACCTTGCTGAAGTTGCAAGAGATCCAAATCTACCACTATTGAAATTTATCAATCTTGCAGAATTGGTCTGTGACTTCTCTAGACCTTCCCATGATGGAATTTACCGAGCTATTGACATGTATCTTAAG GAACATCCTGGGATAACCAAAAGCGATAGAAAAAGAATTTGTAGGCTAATGGACTGCAGGAAACTATCAGCCGAGGCCTGCATGCATGCTGTGCAGAATGAGCGCCTTCCTTTACGAGTAGTTGTACAAGTTCTGTTCTTTGAGCAACTCAGAACCACAACATCATCTGGTGGTGGTAGCACTCCTGACCTGACTGGATCGGTTAAGTCTTTGTTCCCGGTGGGGTCTCAGAAGTGCTCCACATCTGCTACATCTAACACCGAGGACAATTCGGATACTGTGCTTACAGCCAAGGAACTTAAAGTTCTGAAAGGTGAGCTTGCTACTCCAAGATTGAGATACAGAGAAGATAACAATTGTAGTAACTCGAATGAAGCGAAAACAAACGGTAGCAAAGTGAAGGGTTCAATCATGTCAAAGAACATGTTCTCAAAGCTATGGTCAAATAAAGATAGACAAAGTGAGAATAGCAGCTCAGATGCATCAGAAAGCCCATCATCTTCTAATGCAGGGGAAACAAAGACTACTTCATGTAGAAGTGGGAGTCATTCCCGGTCTTAG